Proteins co-encoded in one Polaromonas vacuolata genomic window:
- a CDS encoding MotA/TolQ/ExbB proton channel family protein, translated as MNSQFGLAHLWSQGDIVTKTVALLLLVMSLASWLVIIIKTLDLFKYKAMTARKQAFWESQDFQAGLNSLGKEAGNPLRQLALDGREAASHHSNTQAQLRDVLDLSEWVTRALRSSLDDFTAKLQSGLAILASVGSTAPFVGLFGTVWGIYHALLAIGSSGQVGIDKVAGPIGEALVMTALGLAVAIPAVLGYNALLRGNKGVLHKLNRFAHDLHAYFLTGARVNAIKNGKTDSSDQRLRKA; from the coding sequence ATGAATTCCCAATTCGGCCTAGCGCACCTATGGAGCCAAGGCGACATCGTCACCAAGACCGTAGCGCTGCTGCTACTCGTCATGTCACTGGCGTCTTGGCTGGTCATCATCATTAAGACGCTAGACCTTTTCAAATACAAAGCCATGACTGCGCGTAAGCAAGCTTTTTGGGAAAGCCAAGACTTCCAAGCCGGTTTAAATAGCTTGGGTAAAGAGGCCGGCAACCCACTACGCCAGCTCGCACTAGACGGCCGCGAAGCCGCTAGCCATCACAGCAACACACAAGCGCAACTGCGCGACGTGCTAGACCTGAGCGAGTGGGTCACGCGTGCACTGCGAAGCAGTCTGGATGACTTCACCGCTAAGCTGCAATCCGGTCTCGCCATCCTTGCCTCGGTTGGTTCGACTGCGCCTTTTGTCGGCCTTTTCGGCACCGTCTGGGGCATCTACCATGCGCTGTTGGCGATAGGTAGCTCCGGCCAAGTCGGCATAGATAAAGTCGCTGGCCCAATAGGCGAGGCGCTAGTCATGACTGCGCTGGGTTTGGCAGTCGCCATTCCCGCAGTGCTGGGCTACAACGCCTTGCTGCGCGGCAACAAAGGCGTGCTGCACAAGCTCAATCGCTTTGCCCACGACTTGCATGCTTACTTTCTCACCGGTGCTCGCGTCAATGCCATCAAAAACGGTAAGACTGATTCCAGCGATCAGCGCTTGCGCAAAGCCTAA
- a CDS encoding energy transducer TonB, whose protein sequence is MNPTFHTTGQLDVAHASDASRMVWIGLLVLSAHAGLIWAIQNEMSFRPPEEIVIPVTLQSAFVTRSAPVMATPKSEPEVKTSPVKPVQKSRPEPKPVSAPKPTPVQTPKSPTPAPQPAATATPAATSTAPAQSAQAAANIAPATPAPATVSTAPIAPAVQLPSSNADYLKNPAPVYPALSLRMNEQGQSLVKVLIGSDGQAQRAELAKSSGYDRLDRAAVAAVLQWRFVPGKRGGIAEAMWYQVPINWKLRE, encoded by the coding sequence ATGAACCCAACTTTTCACACCACCGGCCAGCTTGACGTGGCTCACGCCTCAGATGCAAGCCGCATGGTTTGGATTGGGCTGCTGGTATTGTCAGCGCATGCGGGTCTGATTTGGGCCATACAAAATGAGATGTCGTTCAGGCCGCCGGAAGAAATCGTGATTCCAGTCACATTGCAGTCGGCCTTTGTTACACGCTCAGCGCCGGTTATGGCGACGCCTAAGTCAGAGCCTGAAGTAAAGACTAGCCCGGTAAAACCAGTACAAAAATCAAGGCCTGAGCCTAAGCCAGTATCAGCACCCAAGCCGACACCAGTACAAACACCAAAGTCACCAACACCAGCGCCGCAACCAGCGGCAACAGCAACGCCAGCAGCCACATCAACAGCTCCCGCTCAGAGCGCACAAGCCGCCGCCAACATCGCCCCTGCTACACCAGCGCCGGCTACGGTCAGCACAGCGCCAATAGCCCCGGCTGTGCAGCTGCCATCCAGCAATGCCGACTACCTCAAAAACCCGGCACCGGTCTACCCCGCGCTCAGCCTACGCATGAACGAGCAAGGTCAAAGTTTGGTCAAGGTGTTAATCGGCAGTGATGGCCAAGCCCAACGCGCAGAATTAGCCAAAAGTAGTGGCTACGACAGACTTGACCGTGCCGCTGTGGCAGCCGTATTGCAATGGCGCTTTGTACCCGGTAAGCGTGGCGGAATAGCCGAGGCCATGTGGTACCAAGTACCCATTAACTGGAAGCTGCGCGAATAA
- a CDS encoding Fe2+-dependent dioxygenase, whose amino-acid sequence MRLKIENALESGELARVRELILSANWADGRLTAGSQSGAVKNNRQLPEDSVQAQEARQIVSQALARNPRFITAALPKTVFPPLFNSYSGSQNSFGNHIDNAVRTHAASARHVRTDISCTLFLSPPDSYDGGELVVQASDGEQRIKLAAGDLMLYSGSSVHRVEPVTRGERLACFFWIESMIRQDDQRQLLFDMDMAITSLRQKDMNAGQPEGEEVIQLTGSYHNLLRMWAHV is encoded by the coding sequence GTGCGGTTAAAAATTGAAAACGCTTTGGAGTCCGGCGAGTTAGCCCGGGTAAGGGAGCTGATACTGTCGGCCAACTGGGCAGATGGCCGACTCACGGCTGGCAGTCAAAGTGGCGCGGTAAAAAATAACCGCCAGTTACCCGAGGATTCAGTCCAAGCCCAAGAAGCCAGACAAATCGTCTCCCAAGCATTGGCAAGAAACCCACGTTTTATCACCGCTGCATTGCCAAAAACAGTTTTCCCGCCTTTGTTTAATAGTTATAGCGGCAGCCAAAACTCCTTTGGTAACCATATTGACAATGCGGTACGTACCCACGCAGCCAGCGCCAGGCATGTGCGCACAGATATTTCATGCACGCTGTTTTTAAGCCCGCCTGACAGTTACGACGGCGGCGAGTTAGTAGTGCAAGCGAGTGATGGTGAGCAACGCATCAAACTCGCTGCTGGCGATCTGATGCTGTATTCCGGCAGCTCGGTACACCGAGTTGAACCGGTCACACGCGGTGAGCGCTTAGCCTGCTTTTTCTGGATTGAAAGCATGATTAGGCAGGACGACCAGCGCCAGTTGCTCTTCGACATGGACATGGCCATCACCTCATTAAGACAAAAGGACATGAATGCCGGCCAGCCTGAAGGTGAAGAAGTCATACAGCTCACTGGCAGCTATCACAACCTGCTGCGAATGTGGGCCCATGTCTGA
- a CDS encoding TonB-dependent receptor: MAHTQHSASRAKKIHSSARPTAVSKALLPLGAMLLLSSTANWAQTDSSNTTLAPVTVNGQRDTTLGSYQSGLTTVGKTSLAAKDIPQSLTIVNDKLIHDQGRDSLKAALENVVGISFEAGEGGRVGDNIRLRGFSAAGDIYLDGMRDIAQYNRDIFNTERVEVLRGAASMLFGRGSTGGIINQVSKQPSMQTAQEINTTIGTDNYRRIEGDFNIKTGDDAALRLNLMATDGDGRGDNAGASTHRRGLALDYRWGVGSADEFQVSFYHLNYNDKPDWGFGWLNSRPAPSPVNRYWYGLDSDFQNDSADVLTLKHTHRWSDGSQLTSSVREGKYTRAMWATQSSFATGTSISNLNANTQVNRRTNAKAGEERHSFFQSDYNTSANVFGLKHSFLVGGEYAIENASRSTYPNLLSAKPSTSVGNPDSTGIGGNLTERVATQFKATTLGLYLQDTISLNQEWRLIGGLRMDQIKGDYDRSGSAAPNNTALSRSDNLLSKRLGLMYQPTQEVSYYVAYGTSFNTSGDLYQFDPQSANTPPESSRNLEVGAKYELYEGDLSLRWALARTDKYNERNTDIDTASNSYLLSGRRHTDALEFEVAGRITPEWEIFAGLGFLRAVIDQSGSNPAGQLEVGQNPGLSPSHQANLFSTYRINERWRIGGGMTAVSTNKPANSVSSQNRAQGYVKVDALLEYKVNPSNSVKFNLDNMFDKVYYNTLYRGFAAPGTARSLHVTLSTKF, from the coding sequence ATGGCTCACACTCAACACAGCGCATCGCGCGCCAAAAAAATCCATTCATCCGCCCGCCCAACTGCGGTCAGCAAAGCACTACTGCCACTAGGCGCAATGCTGCTGCTGAGCTCGACTGCCAATTGGGCGCAAACCGACAGCAGTAACACCACGCTGGCACCAGTCACCGTCAACGGTCAACGTGATACGACTTTAGGCAGCTACCAAAGTGGTCTAACTACTGTCGGCAAAACCTCATTAGCGGCCAAAGATATTCCTCAGTCTCTGACCATAGTTAACGACAAACTGATTCACGATCAAGGCCGGGACAGCCTCAAAGCGGCGCTAGAAAACGTGGTGGGCATCAGCTTTGAAGCGGGTGAAGGAGGTAGGGTCGGTGACAACATACGCCTGCGCGGCTTTAGTGCCGCCGGCGATATTTACCTAGACGGTATGCGCGACATTGCCCAATACAACCGCGATATTTTTAATACCGAGCGCGTCGAAGTGCTACGCGGCGCGGCCTCCATGTTGTTCGGCCGGGGTTCGACCGGCGGCATCATCAACCAAGTCAGCAAGCAGCCCAGCATGCAAACGGCTCAAGAAATCAACACCACTATAGGCACTGATAACTACCGTCGGATAGAAGGCGACTTCAATATTAAGACTGGCGACGATGCCGCGCTGCGTTTAAATCTCATGGCCACAGATGGCGATGGCCGGGGCGACAATGCTGGCGCGAGTACGCACAGACGCGGCTTAGCGCTTGATTACCGCTGGGGCGTGGGCAGTGCTGACGAATTTCAAGTCAGCTTTTATCATCTCAACTACAACGACAAACCTGACTGGGGTTTTGGCTGGCTCAATAGCCGCCCTGCACCCTCGCCGGTGAATCGCTATTGGTACGGATTGGACAGCGACTTCCAAAACGACAGCGCCGACGTACTCACGCTCAAACACACACACCGCTGGAGTGATGGCAGCCAGCTAACTTCTTCAGTCAGAGAAGGTAAATACACGCGTGCCATGTGGGCCACGCAGTCGAGCTTTGCCACTGGCACCAGCATCAGCAATCTAAACGCCAACACGCAGGTCAATCGGCGTACCAATGCCAAGGCGGGCGAAGAACGGCACAGTTTTTTCCAGAGCGACTACAACACCAGCGCTAATGTTTTTGGTCTAAAGCACAGCTTTTTAGTCGGTGGTGAATATGCTATTGAAAACGCCAGCCGCTCCACTTACCCAAATTTACTTTCCGCCAAACCCAGTACCAGCGTCGGCAACCCCGACAGCACCGGTATTGGCGGCAATCTGACGGAACGTGTGGCCACCCAATTCAAGGCCACGACTTTGGGCCTGTACCTTCAAGACACGATTTCCCTAAATCAGGAGTGGCGCCTGATAGGCGGTCTGCGCATGGACCAAATCAAAGGCGACTACGACCGCAGCGGCAGCGCCGCACCCAACAACACAGCCTTATCGCGTTCGGACAATCTGCTGAGCAAACGCCTTGGCTTGATGTATCAACCGACACAAGAAGTTAGTTACTACGTCGCCTACGGAACATCTTTTAATACATCGGGCGACCTCTACCAATTCGACCCACAATCGGCCAACACGCCACCAGAGAGTAGTCGTAACCTTGAAGTAGGTGCTAAATATGAGCTTTATGAGGGCGACTTGTCGCTGCGTTGGGCTTTGGCTCGCACTGACAAATACAACGAACGCAATACCGACATAGACACGGCTAGCAACTCTTATTTGCTATCCGGCAGACGCCACACCGATGCGCTCGAATTCGAAGTCGCCGGACGCATCACGCCAGAGTGGGAAATTTTTGCCGGTTTGGGCTTTTTACGTGCTGTCATAGACCAGTCCGGCTCCAACCCAGCCGGACAGCTCGAAGTCGGACAAAACCCCGGCCTCTCGCCTAGCCATCAAGCCAATCTCTTTAGCACCTACCGCATCAATGAGCGTTGGAGAATTGGTGGCGGCATGACGGCGGTCAGCACCAACAAGCCGGCCAATAGCGTGAGTAGCCAGAACCGAGCGCAAGGTTATGTCAAGGTCGATGCCTTGCTTGAATACAAAGTCAACCCCAGCAACAGCGTCAAATTCAATCTCGACAATATGTTCGACAAGGTCTACTACAACACGCTGTACCGAGGTTTCGCAGCCCCCGGCACAGCACGCAGCTTGCATGTCACACTAAGCACTAAATTCTAG
- the ahpF gene encoding alkyl hydroperoxide reductase subunit F — translation MLDAASKSQLKTYLERVSQPIEIVASLDDSKASGELRSLLKDITDSSALVTVTESRDDNQRKPSFSINRPSENHGPRFAGLPMGHEFTSLVLALLQVGGYPPKVDPEILTQIRELDGDFDFEIYISLSCHNCPDVVQALNLMAIQNPRIRTTMIEGGTFQKEVKERQVMSVPTVFLNGTEFGQGRMSLEEIIAKIDTSGVEREAKKITAKEAFDVLIVGGGPAGAAAAVYAARKGIRTGIASERFGGQVLDTLGIENFISIKETEGPKFAIALEEHVRSYDVDIMNLQRAKSLVANSGPNNDLIEIHLESGATLKSRSVVISTGARWRNINVPGEAEFKNKGVAYCPHCDGPLFKGKRVAVIGGGNSGVEAAIDLAGLVGHVHLVEFDTVLRADEVLQRKLRSLKNVTIHTNAQTTEIAGDSKVNALIYKNRANDDIHTLELEGVFIQIGLIPNTDWLKGTVELSKHGEIIVDAKGQTSIPGVFAAGDATTVPFKQIIIAAGDGAKAALGAFDHLIRSAVPA, via the coding sequence ATGCTTGACGCAGCCTCAAAATCCCAGCTAAAGACCTATCTCGAACGCGTTAGCCAGCCGATTGAAATCGTTGCCTCGCTCGACGACAGCAAAGCCTCGGGCGAGCTGCGGTCATTGCTCAAGGACATCACCGATTCATCCGCTTTGGTCACTGTGACAGAGAGCCGCGATGACAATCAGCGCAAACCCTCTTTTTCCATCAACCGCCCGAGTGAAAACCACGGCCCACGCTTTGCTGGCTTGCCCATGGGCCATGAGTTCACCTCATTGGTATTGGCCTTGCTACAAGTTGGCGGCTACCCACCCAAAGTTGATCCGGAAATCCTGACCCAAATTCGTGAACTCGACGGTGATTTTGATTTTGAAATCTATATTTCTCTGAGCTGCCACAACTGCCCTGACGTGGTTCAGGCACTCAATTTGATGGCGATACAAAACCCACGTATTCGCACCACCATGATTGAAGGCGGCACGTTCCAAAAAGAAGTCAAAGAACGCCAAGTCATGTCCGTACCGACGGTTTTTCTTAACGGCACAGAATTCGGCCAAGGCCGTATGAGCTTGGAAGAAATTATCGCCAAGATAGACACCAGTGGCGTTGAACGGGAAGCGAAAAAAATCACTGCTAAAGAAGCTTTTGACGTACTCATCGTTGGCGGTGGCCCGGCTGGTGCTGCAGCTGCCGTTTACGCGGCGCGAAAAGGTATTCGTACCGGTATTGCATCCGAGCGTTTTGGTGGTCAAGTGCTGGACACTTTGGGCATTGAAAACTTCATCTCAATTAAAGAAACCGAAGGCCCGAAATTTGCCATAGCACTTGAAGAACACGTCCGCAGCTATGACGTAGACATCATGAACTTGCAACGCGCCAAGAGCTTGGTGGCCAACAGCGGCCCAAATAATGACTTGATAGAAATTCATCTCGAAAGTGGCGCTACGCTTAAAAGCCGTTCGGTGGTGATTTCTACCGGCGCGCGCTGGAGAAACATCAACGTTCCCGGCGAAGCGGAATTTAAAAACAAGGGCGTCGCTTACTGCCCGCATTGCGACGGTCCTTTGTTCAAAGGCAAGCGTGTTGCGGTAATTGGCGGTGGTAACTCGGGTGTTGAAGCGGCGATTGATTTAGCTGGTTTGGTCGGCCATGTGCACTTGGTCGAGTTCGACACGGTATTGCGCGCCGATGAAGTGTTGCAGCGCAAACTAAGAAGTTTGAAAAACGTCACCATACACACGAACGCTCAAACCACTGAGATCGCCGGCGACAGCAAGGTCAACGCTTTAATCTACAAAAACCGGGCGAATGACGACATTCATACGCTTGAGCTCGAAGGCGTTTTTATTCAGATTGGCCTGATTCCCAATACCGATTGGCTTAAAGGCACGGTGGAGTTGTCTAAACACGGCGAGATTATTGTCGACGCCAAAGGCCAGACTTCAATTCCTGGCGTGTTTGCTGCCGGTGATGCGACTACCGTTCCATTTAAGCAAATTATTATTGCGGCCGGCGATGGCGCAAAAGCAGCGTTAGGCGCATTCGATCATTTGATTCGATCGGCAGTACCAGCATAA
- the ahpC gene encoding alkyl hydroperoxide reductase subunit C, whose protein sequence is MSLINKQIIPFKASAYHNGKFVPVSEANFIGKWSVVMFYPADFTFVCPTELGDMADNYAEFQKLGVEVYSVSTDTHFTHKAWHDSSDTIAKVTYPMIGDPSHQLARFFDVLITEGDDEGLALRGTFVIDPEGRIKTIEVHDNGIGRDASETMRRVKAAQYVAAHPNEACPAKWNEGEATLKPSFDLVGKI, encoded by the coding sequence ATGTCTTTAATCAATAAACAAATCATCCCATTCAAAGCTTCCGCCTACCACAACGGTAAGTTCGTTCCCGTTAGCGAAGCCAATTTCATCGGCAAATGGTCGGTCGTCATGTTCTACCCAGCTGACTTCACTTTTGTCTGCCCAACCGAACTCGGCGATATGGCCGATAACTACGCAGAGTTCCAAAAACTCGGCGTTGAAGTCTATAGCGTCTCTACCGACACCCATTTCACACACAAAGCTTGGCACGATTCTTCGGACACCATCGCCAAAGTAACTTACCCAATGATTGGCGACCCAAGCCACCAGTTGGCGCGTTTCTTTGACGTGCTGATCACCGAAGGCGACGACGAAGGTCTGGCATTGCGCGGTACCTTTGTGATCGATCCAGAAGGTCGTATCAAGACCATCGAAGTGCACGACAACGGTATTGGCCGTGATGCCAGCGAAACCATGCGCCGCGTCAAAGCTGCCCAATACGTGGCTGCTCACCCTAACGAAGCTTGCCCAGCCAAGTGGAATGAAGGCGAAGCGACGCTCAAGCCATCGTTTGACCTGGTCGGCAAAATCTAA
- the modA gene encoding molybdate ABC transporter substrate-binding protein, with protein MKKTLLTCLTALISGMLAFTPAFADELGVAVAANFTAPMRLIAQGFEADSGHKLRLSYGSTGKFYAQIRNGAPFDVFLSADNTTTLRLENDGLAVAGSRFIYATGRLVLWSAQPGLVDGTGAVLKSQSFRHLAIAAPKLAPYGAAAIQTMQGLGLINSLQARLVQGESIGQAYSFVVSGNAELGFVAMSQVFQDGKFKSGSAWTVPSKLHKPIVQEAALLTRAKDSRAAAEFLSYLKSAPAKAVMLSFGYQ; from the coding sequence ATGAAAAAGACCTTGCTAACTTGCTTGACTGCCTTAATTAGCGGCATGCTGGCTTTCACGCCCGCTTTTGCTGATGAGCTTGGCGTCGCTGTTGCGGCTAACTTCACCGCGCCCATGCGCCTTATTGCCCAAGGTTTTGAGGCTGATAGCGGTCACAAGCTGCGCTTGTCGTATGGCTCTACGGGTAAGTTTTACGCACAAATCCGCAATGGCGCCCCTTTCGATGTTTTTCTTTCAGCCGATAACACGACAACTTTGCGGCTTGAGAATGACGGCTTGGCCGTGGCTGGTAGCCGTTTTATTTATGCCACGGGGCGTTTGGTGTTGTGGTCGGCTCAGCCCGGTCTGGTGGATGGCACTGGTGCGGTACTCAAAAGCCAAAGCTTCAGACATTTGGCGATTGCAGCCCCCAAACTCGCGCCCTACGGCGCCGCTGCGATACAGACTATGCAAGGCTTAGGTCTGATCAATAGCCTGCAAGCACGGCTGGTTCAGGGCGAAAGCATTGGCCAGGCCTACAGTTTTGTCGTTAGCGGCAATGCTGAGTTGGGCTTTGTCGCCATGTCTCAGGTTTTTCAAGACGGTAAGTTCAAAAGTGGCTCTGCTTGGACAGTGCCGAGCAAGCTGCATAAGCCCATTGTTCAAGAAGCAGCTTTGTTGACACGCGCCAAAGACAGTCGCGCTGCGGCTGAGTTTTTAAGCTACCTTAAAAGCGCACCGGCCAAGGCCGTGATGCTGTCGTTTGGTTACCAGTGA
- the modB gene encoding molybdate ABC transporter permease subunit: MLDAAGLDAITLTIKLAASTTAILLVLGTPLAWWLARTRSRFKSFAAALVALPLVLPPVVLGFYLLVLLGPAGPLGKFTLFMGWGLLPFTFSGLLLGSVFYSLPFVVQPLQNAFQALGDRPLEAAATLRASPLDTFFSVVLPLCRPAYLSAAVMGFAHTVGEFGIVLMLGGNIPGQTRVLSVQIYDHVEALEYNQAHWLAGGLLVFSFLTLLGLYALEPSRRKAVK; the protein is encoded by the coding sequence ATGCTAGATGCGGCTGGCCTAGATGCCATAACCTTGACAATCAAACTTGCAGCCAGCACTACTGCCATATTGCTGGTGTTGGGCACACCGCTGGCTTGGTGGTTGGCTCGCACCCGTTCGCGGTTCAAGTCATTTGCCGCTGCGCTGGTCGCGCTGCCGCTGGTGTTGCCGCCGGTGGTGCTGGGTTTTTACCTGCTGGTGTTACTCGGCCCGGCTGGCCCTTTGGGTAAATTCACGCTTTTCATGGGCTGGGGTTTGCTGCCCTTTACCTTTTCTGGCTTGCTCTTGGGTTCAGTTTTTTACTCTTTGCCATTCGTGGTCCAGCCCTTGCAAAACGCTTTTCAGGCCTTGGGTGATAGGCCGTTAGAGGCGGCCGCTACCTTGCGAGCCTCGCCTCTGGATACTTTTTTCAGCGTAGTGTTGCCCTTATGTCGTCCAGCTTACTTGAGCGCTGCTGTGATGGGGTTTGCCCACACGGTGGGCGAATTCGGCATTGTCTTAATGCTGGGCGGCAATATTCCGGGCCAAACGCGTGTCTTGTCGGTGCAAATTTACGACCATGTTGAAGCGCTTGAGTACAACCAAGCGCATTGGTTAGCGGGAGGCTTGTTGGTGTTTTCTTTCTTGACGCTGCTAGGGTTGTATGCACTTGAGCCTTCGCGGCGCAAGGCTGTCAAATGA
- the modC gene encoding molybdenum ABC transporter ATP-binding protein, whose protein sequence is MSTAASIDVELQHDYAGFSLQVALSLPGRGVSAIYGPSGSGKTSLLRCIAGLERAHQASIVVNGVAWQDDRSGLFVPVYRRALGFVFQEASLFAHLDVQGNLDFALKRVPPAKRRIALTQAIELLGLEPLLKRPPTGLSGGERQRVGIARALAGSPELLLLDEPLASLDTARKAEILPYLERLQSELEIPMLYVSHALDEIARLADHLVLLEGGRVVASGLTRELMTRLDLSLAHGDAAAAVIEAVVSSIEPAYHLCYADFSGGRISLLKPQLQLGQRVRVRIQARDVSLTLTRQQGTSVQNIFAATVSAISPDSPGQLMVGLNAGTSALLARITLKSAEALGLQVGSAVFAQVKGVAVLD, encoded by the coding sequence ATGAGTACGGCTGCATCGATCGATGTTGAGCTGCAGCACGATTACGCAGGCTTTTCTCTACAAGTTGCACTCAGCCTTCCGGGTCGTGGTGTGAGCGCCATTTACGGCCCTTCTGGTTCTGGAAAAACCAGTTTGCTGCGCTGTATTGCTGGACTTGAGCGGGCGCACCAAGCCTCGATTGTGGTCAATGGCGTGGCTTGGCAGGATGACCGCTCGGGGCTGTTTGTACCGGTCTACCGACGAGCCTTGGGTTTTGTTTTTCAAGAAGCGAGTTTGTTTGCGCATTTAGATGTGCAGGGAAATCTTGATTTCGCTTTAAAACGCGTGCCGCCGGCAAAGCGCCGCATTGCACTGACGCAGGCGATTGAGTTGTTGGGTTTGGAGCCGCTGCTCAAGCGCCCCCCGACTGGTTTGTCGGGTGGTGAACGCCAGCGGGTCGGCATCGCCCGGGCTTTGGCCGGCAGCCCTGAGTTACTGCTGCTTGACGAGCCCTTGGCCTCCTTGGATACGGCGCGCAAGGCTGAAATACTGCCTTACTTGGAGCGGCTTCAGTCGGAATTAGAAATCCCTATGCTCTATGTGAGTCACGCCCTCGATGAGATTGCGCGCTTGGCTGATCATTTGGTTTTGCTCGAAGGCGGCCGGGTAGTGGCCTCTGGACTGACGCGTGAACTCATGACCCGGCTTGATTTGTCACTCGCCCATGGCGATGCAGCTGCTGCCGTGATTGAGGCCGTGGTCAGCAGCATAGAGCCGGCATATCACCTCTGCTATGCCGATTTCTCAGGCGGCAGGATTAGTTTACTTAAGCCACAGTTGCAGCTAGGCCAGCGGGTCAGGGTCAGGATTCAGGCCAGAGATGTCAGCCTGACCTTGACACGCCAGCAGGGCACAAGCGTGCAAAATATTTTTGCTGCTACGGTAAGCGCGATCTCGCCGGATAGCCCGGGCCAACTCATGGTGGGACTGAACGCGGGTACCAGTGCTTTGCTTGCGCGCATCACGCTCAAATCGGCAGAAGCGCTGGGTCTGCAAGTCGGCAGCGCGGTGTTTGCTCAAGTCAAGGGTGTAGCGGTGCTCGATTAA
- the ppsR gene encoding pyruvate, water dikinase regulatory protein, whose protein sequence is MSQRTVFFVSDGTGITAETFGNAIMAQFEIKARYIRLPFVDSVDKAHQAVRQINHTAEIEGRRPIVFTTVVNMDILAVIKTHCTGMLLDMFGTFVAPLEEELGSKSNHRVGRFSDASKSKEYDERIEAINFSLAHDDGQSHRDLQGSDVILVGVSRSGKTPTSLYLAMQHGLKASNYPLIPEDFDRHQLPPALVPHRKKIFGLTISPERLAQIRNERRPNSVYASLANCRNEIHEAEAMMRREGIRWLSTTSKSIEEIATTILQEIRPERLDY, encoded by the coding sequence ATGTCCCAACGCACCGTATTTTTTGTATCCGATGGCACTGGCATTACTGCCGAGACTTTTGGCAACGCCATCATGGCTCAGTTTGAGATCAAGGCCCGCTACATCAGGCTGCCGTTTGTTGACAGCGTAGACAAAGCGCATCAAGCCGTACGCCAGATTAATCACACCGCAGAAATCGAAGGCCGACGGCCTATCGTTTTCACCACCGTGGTCAATATGGACATATTGGCTGTTATTAAGACCCATTGCACCGGCATGTTGCTAGACATGTTTGGTACCTTTGTCGCGCCACTAGAAGAAGAGCTGGGCAGCAAATCCAACCACCGAGTTGGCCGCTTTTCGGACGCCTCTAAAAGCAAGGAATACGACGAGCGCATAGAAGCGATTAATTTCTCTCTGGCCCATGACGACGGCCAAAGCCACCGTGACTTGCAGGGCTCGGACGTGATTTTGGTGGGCGTGAGTCGCAGCGGCAAAACCCCGACGTCGCTTTACTTAGCCATGCAGCACGGCCTAAAAGCGTCTAACTACCCTTTGATTCCAGAAGACTTTGACCGCCATCAGCTGCCGCCTGCGCTGGTACCGCACCGCAAGAAAATCTTTGGTCTAACTATCTCGCCGGAACGCTTGGCGCAAATACGCAATGAGCGCAGGCCCAATTCGGTCTACGCCAGCTTGGCGAATTGCCGCAATGAAATCCACGAGGCCGAAGCCATGATGCGCAGAGAAGGCATACGCTGGCTGTCAACCACCAGCAAGTCCATAGAAGAAATCGCCACCACGATACTGCAAGAAATTCGGCCAGAACGACTGGATTACTGA